In Candidatus Cloacimonadota bacterium, the following are encoded in one genomic region:
- a CDS encoding class II fructose-bisphosphate aldolase — translation MFLSGSQLKEVFQKAKKQRFGIIASNVVFDTQIRAIIQGYNSVGSDGLMQMSSGACKYAAGESQDIKIGAQLISTMIKTFAAQFPKSGIGLHIDHATPNYFDFIVYCIENNLVTSVMIDASKENLAENIRITKEVVEVAHKHGILVEGEIGHIKGAEDEVVSETELYTHPEEALEFVQKTNVDLFAASVGTNHGVSKGENIVLRLDLVKEIDDLLIKNSLERGLVLHGASGLTDEQQREAIKNGVVKINKDTHYQMDMAQEIQAYWEKEKYAIVCPPDTDPKAYVPNKGIFDPRKWLIKGENKMQETVKSFCLVTGSAHNSILL, via the coding sequence ATGTTTTTAAGCGGATCACAATTGAAAGAAGTATTCCAGAAGGCCAAGAAGCAACGTTTTGGGATAATCGCATCCAATGTCGTTTTCGATACTCAAATCCGAGCTATCATCCAAGGTTACAACAGTGTGGGAAGTGACGGATTGATGCAGATGAGCAGCGGTGCCTGCAAATACGCTGCTGGTGAAAGTCAGGATATAAAGATCGGAGCACAGCTTATCTCCACCATGATCAAGACCTTTGCGGCGCAATTTCCCAAAAGCGGAATTGGTTTGCACATCGATCATGCCACCCCAAACTACTTTGATTTCATAGTATATTGTATCGAGAATAATCTTGTAACCTCCGTGATGATCGATGCATCCAAAGAGAACCTCGCAGAAAACATCCGCATCACCAAAGAAGTGGTGGAAGTGGCTCATAAACACGGTATCCTGGTAGAAGGCGAGATCGGGCACATCAAGGGAGCGGAAGACGAAGTTGTATCCGAGACCGAGCTTTACACTCATCCCGAAGAAGCCCTGGAATTTGTTCAGAAAACCAATGTGGATCTCTTTGCCGCCAGTGTGGGCACAAATCACGGCGTATCCAAGGGTGAGAACATAGTACTACGTCTAGATTTGGTGAAAGAGATCGATGATCTGCTGATCAAAAACAGCTTGGAACGCGGATTGGTGTTGCACGGAGCCAGCGGTCTGACCGATGAGCAACAGCGTGAAGCCATCAAAAATGGTGTGGTAAAGATCAATAAAGACACTCACTATCAGATGGATATGGCACAAGAGATCCAAGCTTATTGGGAAAAGGAGAAATATGCCATTGTCTGCCCGCCGGACACGGATCCCAAGGCTTATGTGCCAAACAAAGGCATATTTGATCCGCGCAAGTGGCTGATCAAAGGCGAAAACAAAATGCAGGAAACAGTGAAGAGCTTCTGCCTGGTTACCGGTAGCGCACACAACAGTATCCTGCTATAG
- the gap gene encoding type I glyceraldehyde-3-phosphate dehydrogenase codes for MTMIRVAINGFGRIGRLVLRAFIKFHPEVEVVAINDLTDAKTLAYLFKYDSVHKLFDGEVSHDDESITVSGKKIRIFAQKDPETLPWKDLDVHYVVEATGIFRTKEKAGKHLKAGAQKVILTVPAKDDVDATIVMGVNHRDLRATDMIVSNASCTTNCLAPVAKVLHDRFGIINGLMTTIHSYTNDQNILDLPHNDLRRARAAAMSMIPTTTGAAKAIGLVIPDLKGKLDGLAVRVPTPDGSLVDLSVNLARSTNKEELNMAMKEAAEGYLKGYLMYCDDPIVSIDIVGNSHSSIFDAGGTYVKDNMVKILSWYDNEWGYSCRVADLLMYMSGLE; via the coding sequence ATGACTATGATAAGAGTAGCGATAAATGGATTTGGCCGCATCGGACGTTTGGTACTGCGCGCCTTCATCAAGTTCCACCCCGAAGTGGAAGTAGTGGCGATAAACGACCTAACAGACGCCAAGACTCTAGCCTATCTCTTTAAGTACGATAGCGTTCACAAACTCTTTGACGGCGAAGTGAGCCACGACGATGAAAGCATCACAGTGAGCGGTAAAAAGATCAGGATCTTTGCCCAAAAGGATCCCGAAACGCTTCCCTGGAAAGATCTGGATGTGCATTATGTGGTGGAAGCCACAGGTATATTCAGAACCAAAGAGAAGGCTGGAAAACATCTCAAGGCCGGTGCTCAGAAGGTGATCCTTACCGTGCCTGCAAAGGATGATGTGGATGCTACTATCGTGATGGGAGTGAACCACCGCGATCTAAGAGCTACAGATATGATCGTGTCCAACGCATCCTGTACCACAAATTGCCTGGCACCGGTAGCGAAGGTCTTGCACGATCGTTTCGGCATTATCAACGGATTGATGACCACCATCCATTCTTATACCAACGATCAGAACATTCTGGATCTGCCGCATAACGATCTGCGTAGAGCCCGGGCCGCAGCAATGAGCATGATCCCCACCACCACCGGAGCTGCCAAAGCAATCGGACTGGTGATTCCCGATCTGAAAGGCAAGCTGGACGGGCTGGCGGTAAGAGTGCCCACTCCGGACGGTTCTCTGGTGGATTTGAGCGTAAATCTGGCACGCAGCACCAACAAAGAAGAGCTCAATATGGCCATGAAAGAGGCTGCGGAAGGGTATCTGAAAGGATATCTGATGTATTGTGATGATCCCATCGTTTCCATTGATATCGTGGGGAACTCCCATTCCTCCATTTTTGATGCTGGTGGAACCTATGTGAAGGATAACATGGTGAAAATCCTCAGTTGGTACGATAACGAATGGGGCTATAGCTGCCGCGTTGCCGACCTGTTGATGTATATGAGCGGTTTGGAATAG
- a CDS encoding VanZ family protein gives MTKKLFWLWLLVLIVVNLIPIGNDTNQSLSRNRLWVFRLDYLAHAIMILCFALIRIWGALHNVRWFKRCDALKYSAIVLASGVCLELLQLGVPWRSFNPTDMIYNLGGAVLAIGFIMLSESYRRA, from the coding sequence ATGACAAAGAAGTTGTTTTGGCTGTGGCTTTTGGTATTGATTGTAGTAAACCTCATCCCCATTGGCAACGATACAAACCAAAGCCTGAGCAGAAATAGATTGTGGGTGTTCCGGCTGGATTATCTGGCACATGCCATCATGATCTTGTGCTTTGCTCTCATCCGGATCTGGGGTGCTCTTCATAATGTGCGCTGGTTCAAGCGTTGTGATGCGCTGAAGTACTCGGCAATCGTGCTGGCTTCTGGTGTATGCCTGGAGCTATTACAATTGGGAGTACCCTGGCGTAGTTTCAATCCCACAGACATGATCTACAATCTGGGGGGAGCAGTATTGGCAATAGGCTTCATAATGCTTAGCGAAAGCTATCGGCGGGCTTGA